TCGCCGTCGGCCCAGATCAAGACCTTCAACGGCAAGTCGAGCGCGGCGAGCGGGGCCGCCGCCATCACGGTGGTACCAGCCGCCGGGTTGCCGAACACGACGAGCGTCGTCGGGCGCAGCTGGAGTCCGACCGCTCGTGCCTCGGCCGCCTGGTCGACGACGACGAACACTTTCATCCCGCGCGCGGTGACGAGGTCAACGAGCCGGTTCACCGTGTCGTCGAACGGGCGGGGACTGTCCTT
This genomic window from Mycobacteriales bacterium contains:
- a CDS encoding DUF302 domain-containing protein translates to KDSPRPFDDTVNRLVDLVTARGMKVFVVVDQAAEARAVGLQLRPTTLVVFGNPAAGTTVMAAAPLAALDLPLKVLIWADGDATKVSYLSPDALAARYRLDPDVAQNLAGIEPLTDALVSP